Within Dysgonomonas sp. HDW5A, the genomic segment TGTGCTGCCAGACCAGTTCCAAATAATAAAAATATTAAAGTGATGTATATGTGTTGTTTAATCATGTTCTTTGTCAGAATGAATTTTAGTAAACTCTGTATTACAGAAGTTCAATAGTTCCCAAAGTTAATTGATATTTTAGAATTTAAACATAAGGAACCTGCCAGTTTCTCTGTTTTTAATTAGAAAAGTTGGTTTTGTTCATTATTCTTTATCGAATTTATCTATTGGCAATATTATTGTGTATCTTGTTTTTAACTATAATAAGGAGGTAATATCTTAACATTCTGTTGACAATTTTATAGATAAAAAAGACCGGAATGTAATAATAAGCTATAACTTTGTGCCTATTCAACTGACCGGAAAACGAAACGTAGAATTATCATAAAGTAATTGACAACTATCTATAATAAGATATGGCAAAAGTAAAAGGAACAGTAGTAGTCGACGTCGAACGATGTAAAGGCTGCGATCTGTGTGTTGTGTCCTGTCCTTGTGATGTGCTTGAACTACAGGCTCGTGAGGTAAATCAAAAAGGATATCATTATGTGTTTATGAAAAATGAGGATGCATGCATCGGGTGTGCCAATTGTGGTTATGTTTGTCCTGATGGGTGTTTAACTGTATATAGACAAAAAGGCTAATTTCTTAGGAATTTAGTCTTTTGTAGTATATTAACTTACTCGAATTAAAATTTATGTCAGAAGAAATATATTTGATGAAAGGCAATGAGGCAATTGCTCATGCTGCGATCCGCATAGGGGTAGATGGCTATTTTGGCTATCCTATTACCCCCCAATCGGAAATTATAGAAACATTAATGAGCGAAGCTCCCTGGACAACAACCGGTATGGTTGTAATGCAGGCTGAAAGCGAAACTGCATCTATCAATATGGTGTATGGCGGTGCCGGCTGTGGTAAAATGGTGATGACATCTTCGTCAAGTACAGGTATGAGTCTTATGCAGGAAGGTGTATCTTTTCTGGCAGGAGGAAATTTGCCTTGTCTCTTGATTAATGTCATGCGTGGAGGTCCCGGTTTGGGGACTATCCAACCATCTCAGTCTGATTATTTTCAGACAGTAAAGGGTGGGGGACATGGTGATTATAAAATGATAACTCTTGCTCCTGCCTCGGTACAGGAAATGGCCGATTTTGTAGATCTAGGGTTTAAATTGGCATTCAAATATTCGACTCCCGCAACCATATTAGCAGACGGTGTTATCGGACAGATGATGGAAAAGGTAAAACTTCCTGAATTTAGAAGAAGACGTACCGAGAAAGAAATACGTGAGCAATGTCCTTGGGCAACCTTGGGTAAACCTGCAGATCGTAAACCTAATATAATTACAACTCTTGAGTTGGATTCTCATGCAATGGAGAGAAATAATCTTCATCTACAGGCTAAATATAAAGAGATTGAAGCTAATGAGGTAATGTATCAGGAAATCGATTGTGAAGACATAGATTATCTGATTGTAGCCTTTGGTTCGGCTGCACGTATCA encodes:
- a CDS encoding ferredoxin family protein encodes the protein MAKVKGTVVVDVERCKGCDLCVVSCPCDVLELQAREVNQKGYHYVFMKNEDACIGCANCGYVCPDGCLTVYRQKG
- the vorB gene encoding 3-methyl-2-oxobutanoate dehydrogenase subunit VorB is translated as MSEEIYLMKGNEAIAHAAIRIGVDGYFGYPITPQSEIIETLMSEAPWTTTGMVVMQAESETASINMVYGGAGCGKMVMTSSSSTGMSLMQEGVSFLAGGNLPCLLINVMRGGPGLGTIQPSQSDYFQTVKGGGHGDYKMITLAPASVQEMADFVDLGFKLAFKYSTPATILADGVIGQMMEKVKLPEFRRRRTEKEIREQCPWATLGKPADRKPNIITTLELDSHAMERNNLHLQAKYKEIEANEVMYQEIDCEDIDYLIVAFGSAARISQKAMELARAEGIKVGVLRPITLWPFPTKIIKEYASKVKGILTVEMNAGQMVEDVRLSVSGQVPVEHFGRLGGIIPTPNEVVVALKEKLGC